A region of Periplaneta americana isolate PAMFEO1 chromosome 16, P.americana_PAMFEO1_priV1, whole genome shotgun sequence DNA encodes the following proteins:
- the LOC138691875 gene encoding uncharacterized protein isoform X3 gives MDVIKTEPDVDPLTMQTSDNTDVEVKTPLSEDGNSVDRPLTGMKTECMDDSSDVASEMNFEENPVPNSSADVKIEVQATAEMDGVAEPRRSKRRRVDKSSSSDSSSEDMPAAVPRDKTLTDVIRYSFLILLFQNIGKGLLFLREKGLLAKEYYCPRCDRPMTEQAVTTKRCKDLVMWYCCKDKVWRSIRSGSWFSRSKLSLQSIMCLTFMWVWRQRMDYVRAEVDVSATTIVDWFSFCREVCGKFVDRKRKIGGPGKVVQVDVSSFGSVKYDKGKPVKNWVFGGIVQGSEGRDCFFHVVTKNDKVTFLNEIKNTISEGSIVHCDKWDDYGGLSDSDIAQFSLNHNVEFNDNETNNMQYLWSAVKHNFGKGKRLGSMLQSHLNEYVWRRSIGVGVCRVSAFLKDVSDLYEPRNRDE, from the exons atggatgtGATCAAGACAGAACCTGACGTCGATCCGTTGACCATGCAGACAAGTGACAACACAGACGTGGAAGTGAAGACGCCTTTGTCAGAG GATGGGAATTCAGTTGATCGGCCTCTGACTGGAATGAAGACGGAATGCATGGACGACAGCTCTGATGTGGCATCAGAAATGAATTTTGAGGAAAATCCAGTGCCAAATAGTTCTGCGGATGTGAAGATTGAAGTTCAG GCGACTGCGGAAATGGACGGCGTTGCTGAGCCTAGGCGTTCTAAACGCAGGAGAGTAGACAAAAGTTCCAGTTCTGATTCCTCCTCCGAGGATATGCCTGCCGCAGTGCCTCGTGATAAGACTTTGACCGATGTAATTAGATATTCATTTCTGATTTTGCTATTTCAGAATATAGGGAAGGGTTTGTTGTTCTTGCGTGAGAAAGGCTTGCTTGCCAAGGAGTACTACTGCCCTAGATGTGACAGGCCCATGACAGAGCAGGCGGTTACGACGAAGAGATGCAAGGACCTCGTCATGTGGTACTGCTGCAAGGACAAGGTTTGGCGGTCCATTAGAAGCGGTTCGTGGTTCAGCAGGAGTAAACTTTCGCTCCAGTCCATCATGTGTCTCACATTCATGTGGGTGTGGAGACAGCGCATGGATTATGTGAGGGCTGAAGTGGACGTGAGCGCAACGACTATCGTTGACTGGTTTAGCTTTTGTAGAGAGGTCTGTGGGAAGTTCGTCGATAGGAAGAGGAAGATTGGGGGGCCTGGGAAAGTTGTTCAAGTTGACGTATCTAGCTTCGGAAGTGTAAAATATGATAAAGGGAAACCTGTTAAAAATTGGGTCTTTGGTGGGATTGTTCAGGGGTCTGAGGGGAGAGATTGTTTTTTCCATGTGGttacaaaaaatgataaagttaCTTTCTTGAACGAAATTAAGAACACCATCAGTGAAGGCAGCATTGTACACTGTGATAAGTGGGACGATTATGGAGGCTTAAGTGACTCCGATATTGCGCAGTTCAGTCTTAATCACAATGTTGAATTCAACGATAATGAAACTAATAACATGCAATATTTATGGTCAGCAGTAAAACATAATTTTGGGAAGGGGAAGAGGTTGGGTTCTATGTTACAGAGTCATTTGAACGAGTATGTTTGGAGGAGGAGTATAGGCGTGGGTGTGTGCCGTGTGAGTGCTTTTCTGAAGGATGTGAGCGATTTGTACGAACCTAGAAATAGGGATGAGTAA
- the LOC138691875 gene encoding uncharacterized protein isoform X2, whose amino-acid sequence MRNSRLRVVMDVIKTEPDVDPLTMQTSDNTDVEVKTPLSEDGNSVDRPLTGMKTECMDDSSDVASEMNFEENPVPNSSADVKIEVQATAEMDGVAEPRRSKRRRVDKSSSSDSSSEDMPAAVPRDKTLTDVIRYSFLILLFQNIGKGLLFLREKGLLAKEYYCPRCDRPMTEQAVTTKRCKDLVMWYCCKDKVWRSIRSGSWFSRSKLSLQSIMCLTFMWVWRQRMDYVRAEVDVSATTIVDWFSFCREVCGKFVDRKRKIGGPGKVVQVDVSSFGSVKYDKGKPVKNWVFGGIVQGSEGRDCFFHVVTKNDKVTFLNEIKNTISEGSIVHCDKWDDYGGLSDSDIAQFSLNHNVEFNDNETNNMQYLWSAVKHNFGKGKRLGSMLQSHLNEYVWRRSIGVGVCRVSAFLKDVSDLYEPRNRDE is encoded by the exons ttgtgatggatgtGATCAAGACAGAACCTGACGTCGATCCGTTGACCATGCAGACAAGTGACAACACAGACGTGGAAGTGAAGACGCCTTTGTCAGAG GATGGGAATTCAGTTGATCGGCCTCTGACTGGAATGAAGACGGAATGCATGGACGACAGCTCTGATGTGGCATCAGAAATGAATTTTGAGGAAAATCCAGTGCCAAATAGTTCTGCGGATGTGAAGATTGAAGTTCAG GCGACTGCGGAAATGGACGGCGTTGCTGAGCCTAGGCGTTCTAAACGCAGGAGAGTAGACAAAAGTTCCAGTTCTGATTCCTCCTCCGAGGATATGCCTGCCGCAGTGCCTCGTGATAAGACTTTGACCGATGTAATTAGATATTCATTTCTGATTTTGCTATTTCAGAATATAGGGAAGGGTTTGTTGTTCTTGCGTGAGAAAGGCTTGCTTGCCAAGGAGTACTACTGCCCTAGATGTGACAGGCCCATGACAGAGCAGGCGGTTACGACGAAGAGATGCAAGGACCTCGTCATGTGGTACTGCTGCAAGGACAAGGTTTGGCGGTCCATTAGAAGCGGTTCGTGGTTCAGCAGGAGTAAACTTTCGCTCCAGTCCATCATGTGTCTCACATTCATGTGGGTGTGGAGACAGCGCATGGATTATGTGAGGGCTGAAGTGGACGTGAGCGCAACGACTATCGTTGACTGGTTTAGCTTTTGTAGAGAGGTCTGTGGGAAGTTCGTCGATAGGAAGAGGAAGATTGGGGGGCCTGGGAAAGTTGTTCAAGTTGACGTATCTAGCTTCGGAAGTGTAAAATATGATAAAGGGAAACCTGTTAAAAATTGGGTCTTTGGTGGGATTGTTCAGGGGTCTGAGGGGAGAGATTGTTTTTTCCATGTGGttacaaaaaatgataaagttaCTTTCTTGAACGAAATTAAGAACACCATCAGTGAAGGCAGCATTGTACACTGTGATAAGTGGGACGATTATGGAGGCTTAAGTGACTCCGATATTGCGCAGTTCAGTCTTAATCACAATGTTGAATTCAACGATAATGAAACTAATAACATGCAATATTTATGGTCAGCAGTAAAACATAATTTTGGGAAGGGGAAGAGGTTGGGTTCTATGTTACAGAGTCATTTGAACGAGTATGTTTGGAGGAGGAGTATAGGCGTGGGTGTGTGCCGTGTGAGTGCTTTTCTGAAGGATGTGAGCGATTTGTACGAACCTAGAAATAGGGATGAGTAA